The Lysinibacillus timonensis nucleotide sequence AAAATTGCTGGTAAAAGATTCTCATTCGTATCAGCATCATCAACTTCAGGTTTTAAAGTACCATCTGAAGCAATCATTAATCACTTTAGTCAACAAGATGAATATAAAGATTTAACTGCTGATGAATTAGCAGAGCCAAATGCATTATTCCCAGAAGTATTATTCGGTGATTCTCATCAAGGTTCCGCTGTAAACATGTTAATGGGACGTTCAGATGTATCTGCTTTCTGTGATACATGTGTAAACAACTATGTTGAATTGGTTGAAGGCGAAGTCAATACTGCAGGTGCTGTTTACCGTGTAAAAGAAGGTGCTGAAGCTCCATTCAATAACTTAGTAGGTAAAGAATTTACTTTAATTTCAGTAACTCCGGTATTAAATGCCCCATTCGTAGTAAATACATCTGTATTAACTGCTGATGAAATTGCAGCTTTAGAAGAAGTATTCACTTCAGATGAAACAGCTAATAATGAAGAAATCTTCGTACCAAAAGGTTCAGATGCACCGGGATTATTCTCAAAATCAGAAGATGGAGATGAAAGATTCTTAAGCGTTGAAGATAGCTGGTTCGATCCAATTCGTAGCTTATCAAAATAATAAAAAATAAAAAGAGAGCTTATATATAAAGATCATTCGAGAGCTTATATATGATAAGTTCTCTTTTTTAAAGGGAAAGGAGTTTTGACGATGCCATTAATTTTAACCGAAGAGAGAACGGGTAGTGAAATAATTGAGAATACAAAGAAGGTGTTGCCAAGTAAGAGCAACAATGAAACGATACTTTCTATTAAAGAACTTTATAAAAGTTACAATAGTAAAACGCCAGTTCTTTCAAATGTTGAAATGGAATTAAAACAAGGTGAATTTGTTTCGATT carries:
- a CDS encoding PhnD/SsuA/transferrin family substrate-binding protein, with protein sequence MNKKFFVLVFMSILAVLALVGCGAESSSGNGNANSNTDSTNSTDTTKAADQSPITIVWYPNESGNELKGSRDALGALVKEATGREVEHKLTTDYAIAIETIANGNAHVAFMGAQGYIEANNKSVDVQPLVVPSGSSGTLDDAVYHSWLAVPKDKAEEYKTNGEYDINKIAGKRFSFVSASSTSGFKVPSEAIINHFSQQDEYKDLTADELAEPNALFPEVLFGDSHQGSAVNMLMGRSDVSAFCDTCVNNYVELVEGEVNTAGAVYRVKEGAEAPFNNLVGKEFTLISVTPVLNAPFVVNTSVLTADEIAALEEVFTSDETANNEEIFVPKGSDAPGLFSKSEDGDERFLSVEDSWFDPIRSLSK